A genomic stretch from Thauera sp. GDN1 includes:
- a CDS encoding cytochrome c: MSGIFTKSMARNIFYGGTVFFFLLFLALTFDTERELPNRDNRAAITPQVAAGKHIWETRNCLGCHTLLGEGAYFAPELGNVYTRRGPDFIKAWMQAQPTGAPGRRQMPQFHLTDEELDQLVAFFKYTAEINTANWPPNIEG; this comes from the coding sequence ATGAGCGGTATCTTCACAAAATCAATGGCGCGGAACATCTTCTACGGGGGAACGGTGTTCTTCTTCCTCCTGTTCCTGGCGCTCACCTTCGACACCGAACGCGAACTCCCGAATCGCGACAACCGCGCCGCAATCACCCCCCAAGTCGCGGCCGGCAAGCACATCTGGGAAACGCGCAACTGCCTCGGCTGCCACACCCTGCTCGGCGAAGGCGCCTACTTCGCGCCCGAACTCGGCAACGTCTACACCCGCCGCGGCCCTGACTTCATCAAGGCCTGGATGCAGGCGCAACCCACCGGAGCCCCGGGTCGTCGTCAGATGCCCCAGTTCCACCTGACCGATGAAGAGCTCGACCAGCTCGTGGCGTTCTTCAAGTACACGGCGGAAATCAACACCGCCAACTGGCCGCCGAACATCGAAGGTTGA
- a CDS encoding glyceraldehyde 3-phosphate dehydrogenase NAD-binding domain-containing protein: MPAATASRSATRPAFRIAINGYGRIGRCYLRALHEAGLGGQFRVVAINEPADLASIAYLTRFDSTHGRFPDAVDCTEDTLIVAGQSIVVSHAHTPEEVDWAALEIDLLVECSGQYGGRSELKRFLDAGCPRLLLSHPGNGAEDVDATVVFGINHGELDGREGLVSNASCTTNAVVPVLDLLHRAIGIEQALLTTLHSAMNDQPLIDGYHHTDLRRTRSAMQSIIPVSTGLARGVERLLPQLAGRVKAKAIRVPTHNVSAIDMVLTLARDIEPGEVNRLLREAAGGCYRGLIAYSDEAHASIDFNHDPHSAIVDGGQTHSIGPRMVNLMVWFDNEWGFASRMVDVTRHWLDIAGPAVADSN, from the coding sequence CTGCCCGCCGCAACAGCCTCCCGCTCGGCCACCCGCCCCGCCTTCCGCATCGCCATCAACGGCTACGGCCGCATCGGGCGCTGCTATCTGCGCGCACTGCACGAGGCCGGACTCGGTGGCCAGTTCCGCGTCGTCGCGATCAACGAGCCGGCCGACCTCGCCAGCATCGCCTACCTGACCCGCTTCGATTCCACTCACGGCCGCTTCCCCGACGCGGTCGACTGCACCGAGGACACGCTGATCGTTGCCGGGCAATCGATCGTCGTCAGCCACGCCCATACCCCCGAGGAGGTGGACTGGGCGGCGCTGGAGATCGACCTCCTCGTCGAGTGCTCCGGTCAGTACGGCGGCCGCAGCGAGCTCAAGCGCTTCCTCGACGCCGGCTGTCCCCGCCTGCTGCTTTCGCATCCCGGCAACGGCGCCGAAGACGTGGACGCGACCGTGGTCTTCGGCATCAACCATGGCGAGCTCGACGGTCGCGAAGGCCTGGTGTCCAACGCCTCGTGCACCACCAACGCCGTGGTGCCGGTGCTCGACCTGCTGCACCGGGCGATCGGCATCGAGCAGGCCCTGCTCACCACGCTGCACTCGGCGATGAACGACCAGCCGCTGATCGACGGCTACCACCACACCGACCTGCGCCGCACGCGCTCGGCGATGCAGTCCATCATCCCGGTGTCGACCGGACTCGCCCGCGGCGTCGAACGCCTGCTGCCCCAGCTGGCCGGGCGCGTGAAGGCCAAGGCGATCCGCGTGCCCACCCACAACGTGTCGGCGATCGACATGGTGCTCACGCTCGCCCGCGACATCGAACCGGGCGAGGTGAACCGCCTGCTGCGCGAGGCCGCCGGCGGTTGCTATCGCGGCCTGATCGCCTACTCGGACGAGGCCCACGCCTCCATCGACTTCAACCACGACCCGCATTCGGCCATCGTCGACGGCGGCCAGACGCACAGCATCGGGCCGCGCATGGTCAACCTGATGGTGTGGTTCGACAACGAATGGGGCTTCGCCAGCCGCATGGTCGACGTCACCCGCCACTGGCTGGACATCGCCGGGCCGGCCGTAGCGGATTCCAATTAA
- a CDS encoding N-acetylmuramoyl-L-alanine amidase, translating to MIGLVATAAGADGGPAAGAPGWVAVDVGHTLAAPGATSARGRSEFEFNREFAGRMVAALRARGFRVELINADGRIESLHARPQAATGASFLLSIHHDSVNAQELRPWDWNGQALDYNDDFAGHSLFVSRDNPDTARSILCGRVIGARLQRLGFEPTHKNGRRRAYADREHAVHYYDGLAVLRHARMPALLFEAGIIKNRDEEVLLRDAARQARMADGIATALAACLRNGQPADDEAGADRR from the coding sequence ATGATCGGACTGGTCGCCACTGCCGCCGGGGCCGATGGCGGTCCGGCGGCGGGAGCGCCGGGCTGGGTTGCCGTCGATGTCGGACACACGCTCGCGGCGCCGGGGGCGACCAGTGCGCGGGGGCGCTCCGAATTCGAGTTCAATCGCGAGTTTGCCGGGCGCATGGTGGCGGCGCTGCGCGCGCGTGGATTCCGGGTCGAGCTGATCAACGCTGACGGGCGCATCGAAAGCCTGCACGCACGGCCGCAGGCGGCGACGGGGGCGAGCTTCCTGCTGTCCATCCACCACGATTCGGTCAATGCCCAAGAACTGCGCCCCTGGGATTGGAACGGCCAGGCGCTCGACTACAACGACGACTTCGCCGGGCATTCGCTGTTCGTGTCGCGCGACAACCCGGACACCGCGCGCAGCATCCTGTGCGGTCGGGTGATCGGCGCCCGGCTGCAGCGTCTCGGTTTCGAGCCGACGCACAAGAACGGGCGCCGGCGCGCCTATGCCGACCGCGAGCACGCGGTCCATTACTACGACGGCCTCGCCGTGCTGCGCCATGCGCGCATGCCGGCGCTGCTGTTCGAGGCCGGCATCATCAAGAACCGCGACGAGGAAGTGCTGCTGCGCGATGCGGCACGCCAGGCGCGCATGGCCGATGGCATCGCCACCGCGCTCGCCGCCTGCCTGCGCAATGGGCAGCCGGCGGACGACGAGGCGGGCGCCGACCGCCGATGA
- a CDS encoding BMP family ABC transporter substrate-binding protein, giving the protein MIQRRQFMLSAAALAVAATLPLTAAAEAPAKIGFVYVSPIGDAGWTYQHDEGRKVLEKALGSKIETRYVESVAEGADAERVIREFAASGSTIVFATSFGYMNYVERVARQFPKVTFLHATGYKSAKNFAPYNARFYEGRYLNGVIAGKMTKSNVLGYVGAFPIPEVLQGINAFTMGARSVNPNVEVRVIWANSWYDPGKEREAAMTLISQGADMLTHHTDSTATVQAAEEKGVHAFAYHSDMAKYGPKAQLTATTHHWGEFYTRTVQAVLDGSWKPEGVWGGMKDGMIKLAPLNPAIPADVQALVRDIEAKITAGSFHPFTGPVVDQGGKERLAAGAVMDDAALGKMDYFVQGVSSRLPNAR; this is encoded by the coding sequence ATGATTCAACGCCGTCAGTTCATGCTGTCTGCCGCCGCGCTCGCGGTCGCCGCCACCCTGCCGCTCACTGCCGCCGCCGAAGCGCCGGCGAAGATCGGCTTCGTCTACGTCAGCCCGATCGGCGACGCCGGCTGGACCTACCAGCACGACGAAGGCCGCAAGGTGCTGGAGAAGGCGCTCGGCAGCAAGATCGAGACGCGCTACGTCGAGAGCGTGGCCGAGGGCGCCGACGCCGAGCGCGTGATCCGCGAGTTCGCCGCCAGCGGCAGCACGATCGTGTTCGCCACCAGCTTCGGCTACATGAACTACGTCGAGCGCGTGGCCCGCCAGTTCCCCAAGGTCACCTTCCTGCACGCCACCGGCTACAAGTCGGCGAAGAACTTCGCGCCCTACAACGCGCGCTTCTACGAGGGCCGTTACCTCAACGGCGTGATCGCGGGCAAGATGACCAAGTCCAACGTACTCGGCTACGTCGGCGCCTTCCCGATCCCCGAGGTGCTGCAGGGCATCAACGCATTCACGATGGGGGCGCGCAGCGTCAACCCGAACGTCGAGGTGCGGGTGATCTGGGCCAACAGCTGGTACGACCCGGGCAAGGAGCGCGAGGCGGCGATGACGCTGATCTCGCAGGGGGCGGACATGCTCACCCACCACACCGACTCCACGGCCACCGTGCAGGCCGCCGAGGAAAAGGGCGTGCATGCCTTCGCCTACCACTCCGACATGGCCAAGTACGGCCCCAAGGCGCAGCTCACGGCGACCACCCACCACTGGGGCGAGTTCTACACCCGCACCGTCCAGGCGGTGCTCGACGGCAGCTGGAAGCCGGAAGGCGTCTGGGGCGGGATGAAGGACGGCATGATCAAGCTCGCCCCGCTCAACCCGGCGATCCCGGCGGACGTGCAGGCCCTGGTGCGCGACATCGAGGCGAAGATCACCGCCGGCAGCTTCCACCCTTTCACCGGCCCGGTCGTGGACCAGGGCGGCAAGGAGCGCCTCGCCGCCGGCGCGGTGATGGACGACGCTGCCCTGGGCAAGATGGACTACTTCGTGCAAGGCGTGTCCTCGCGCCTGCCCAACGCCAGGTAG
- a CDS encoding cbb3-type cytochrome c oxidase subunit I: MQYKSQAVAMPYFIAAIGLFVGQIIFGLIMGLQYVVGDFLFPEIPFNVARMVHTNLLIVWLLFGFMGAAYYLVPEETETELFSPKLGLAMFWIFLVAGAATILGYLLVPYSTLASMTGNDILATMGREFLEQPLLTKIGIVIVALAFLFNITMTVLKGRKTVISIVLLMGLWGLAIFFLFSFYNPVNLVRDKFYWWWVVHLWVEGVWELIMAALLAFVLIKVTGVDREVIEKWLYVIITLALVTGIIGTGHHYFWIGTPEYWQWWGSIFSALEPIPFFAMTVFAFNMVNRRRREHPNRAAVLWALGTGVMAFLGAGVWGFLHTLAPVNYYTHGSQITAAHGHMAFYGAYVMVVLTVISYAMPILRGRAANGTKAQVVEMWAFWLMTIAMVFITLFLTAAGILQVWLQRVSDTPMSFMATQDQLTLFYWMREWAGVVFFIGLLTYLASFFIKGEAKDVKA, translated from the coding sequence ATGCAATACAAATCACAAGCGGTCGCCATGCCCTACTTCATCGCGGCGATCGGGCTTTTCGTGGGGCAAATCATCTTCGGTCTGATCATGGGCCTGCAGTACGTGGTCGGCGATTTCCTGTTCCCGGAAATCCCCTTCAACGTGGCGCGCATGGTCCACACCAACCTGCTCATCGTGTGGCTGCTGTTCGGCTTCATGGGAGCGGCGTACTACCTCGTGCCTGAAGAGACCGAGACCGAGCTGTTCAGCCCGAAGCTGGGCCTGGCCATGTTCTGGATCTTCCTCGTCGCCGGCGCTGCCACCATCCTCGGCTACCTGCTCGTGCCGTACAGCACGCTGGCGTCGATGACCGGCAACGACATCCTCGCGACCATGGGCCGGGAGTTCCTCGAGCAGCCGCTGCTGACCAAGATCGGCATCGTGATCGTGGCGCTCGCCTTCCTGTTCAACATCACGATGACCGTGCTGAAGGGTCGCAAGACCGTCATCAGCATCGTGCTGCTGATGGGTCTGTGGGGCCTGGCGATCTTCTTCCTGTTCTCCTTCTACAACCCGGTCAACCTCGTCCGCGACAAGTTCTACTGGTGGTGGGTGGTGCACCTTTGGGTGGAAGGCGTGTGGGAACTGATCATGGCCGCGCTGCTCGCCTTCGTGCTGATCAAGGTCACCGGCGTCGACCGTGAAGTGATCGAGAAGTGGCTGTACGTGATCATCACCCTGGCCCTGGTCACCGGCATCATCGGTACCGGCCACCACTACTTCTGGATCGGTACGCCGGAGTACTGGCAGTGGTGGGGTTCGATCTTCTCCGCACTGGAGCCGATCCCCTTCTTCGCCATGACCGTGTTCGCCTTCAACATGGTGAACCGTCGCCGCCGCGAACATCCGAACCGCGCTGCCGTGCTGTGGGCGCTGGGTACCGGTGTGATGGCCTTCCTGGGCGCCGGCGTGTGGGGCTTCCTGCACACCCTGGCTCCGGTGAACTACTACACCCACGGTTCGCAGATCACCGCGGCGCACGGCCACATGGCCTTCTACGGTGCCTACGTGATGGTGGTGCTGACGGTGATCAGCTACGCGATGCCGATCCTGCGCGGTCGTGCCGCCAACGGCACCAAGGCCCAGGTCGTCGAAATGTGGGCGTTCTGGCTGATGACGATCGCGATGGTCTTCATCACCCTGTTCCTCACCGCCGCCGGCATCCTCCAGGTCTGGCTGCAGCGCGTGTCCGACACCCCGATGTCCTTCATGGCGACCCAGGACCAGCTCACGCTGTTCTACTGGATGCGTGAATGGGCGGGCGTGGTGTTCTTCATCGGCCTGCTGACCTACCTCGCCAGCTTCTTCATCAAGGGCGAAGCGAAGGACGTCAAGGCCTGA